One region of Pagrus major chromosome 5, Pma_NU_1.0 genomic DNA includes:
- the ank1a gene encoding ankyrin-1a produces the protein MAQAAKHLRKNKDLEAAAEQERKEKEEERVKKRSRSRDKKRKAHAVHRWLIDQDSSVSSEMPDGQGVWHYDDEADAGNSFLRAARSGNLDKALEHIKNGIDINTANQNGLNGLHLASKEGHVKMVLELLHNGIVLETTTKKGNTALHIAALAGQEQVVTELVNYGANVNAQSQKGFTPLYMAAQENHLEVVKFLLENGANQSIPTEDGFTPLAVALQQGHENVVALLINYGTKGKVRLPALHIAARNDDTRTAAVLLQNDPNPDVLSKTGFTPLHIAAHYENLNVAQLLLNRGANVNFTPKNGITPLHIASRRGNVIMVRLLLDRGAQIDAKTKDELTPLHCAARNGHVRIIEILLDHGAPIQAKTKNGLSPIHMAAQGDHMDCVKQLLQYNAEIDDITLDHLTPLHVAAHCGHHRMAKVLLDKGAKPNSRALNGFTPLHIACKKNHMRVMDLLLKHSASLEAVTESGLTPLHVASFMGHLNIVKILLQKGASPSASNVKVETPLHMASRAGHYEVAEFLLQNSAPVDAKAKDDQTPLHCAARMGHKELVKLLLEHKANPNSTTTAGHTPLHIAAREGHVQTVRILLDMEAQQTKMTKKGFTPLHVASKYGKVDVAELLLERGANPNAAGKNGLTPLHVAVHHNNLDVVNLLVSKGGSPHSAARNGYTALHIASKQNQVEVANSLLQYGASANAESLQGVTPLHLASQEGRPDMVSLLISKQANVNLGNKSGLTPLHLVAQEGHVGIADILVKQGASVYAATRMGYTPLHVACHYGNIKMVKFLLQQQANVNSKTRLGYTPLHQAAQQGHTDIVTLLLKHGAQPNETTTNGTSALAIAKRLGYISVIDVLKLVTEETVSMTTTEKHRMSFPETVDEILDVSEDEGIAQLTLGEELLGTEGARYMKMDDMKDHDDDFLSPKKSLEYERGLGTANYSPAIPRIPRVSPETVILKEHEIDQQHTPLPLPKEYDEDSLIPSSPATETSDNVSPVASPIHTGFLVSFMVDARGGSMRGSRHNGLRVIIPPRTCAAPTRITCRLVKPQKLTSPPPLVEGEGLASRIISLGPASMQFLGPVIVEIPHFAALGRGDRELVVLRSENGSVWKEHRNRYGDEVLETILNGMDEDLESQEELGKKRIRRIISTDFPLYFAVVSRVQQESDLIGPEGGSLTSKLVPMVQASFPETAVTKRVRLGLQAQPVPDELVAKLLGNQANFSPVVTVEPRRRKFHRPIGLRIPLPPSWKESPRDAGEGDTTSLRLLCSVIGGTAPAQWEDITGTTKLLYANECASFTTNVSARFWLADCPRTAEAVSFANLLYRELSAVPYMAKFVVFAKMNELREGRLRCYCMTDDKMDKTLEQHENFTEVARSRDIEVMEGMPLHLECSGNLVPVRKATQQPRCFSFQAFRDNRLPVSVKVRDSSKEPAGFLSFLRKSTKYEDSQHVLCNLNITMPPCIKIIGSEDRRRTLTPLALRERYSALNEPAMASMSAMERTELKMAVIAEQLGLSWAELARELQLSVDDINKIRVENPNSLLEQSSALLNLWATREGKRAKMESLYAALKSIDRMDIVNMLEGQPPQPVRQGSRDLSRRRHNEREHLSPGMTNGYGLAQEELLSPASMQYSLPSPLGSEPYWQEVSSLDCAPIATTEEDTLMEMSDVQVWPSGNSPSLVPVEDSSLECSNADDSEGLLGLPYGSLGRPASQASAASGGGGVLSGSIELPEDDSEMGVDSLSTATPASLGGTIAGMNLNGLNNGQGSEASSEASAFTSTTGGDGAGGGGGGGGGGTGSVEGLSLVAGQQRVYARLSESPGLSCVADRNGDRSGNGGNGGGGGSFLSYLQEQSGPGWIPVTDPTQAWVGSQPKPRQAMDTMMSSVCNAVDGDQSHVSQEALLQPVRDMGHSEILRGHFRGTQPFEKGLGFPHRVPELRAWDDVRLKGQGDEVEDLPGEQVSEEQFTDEHGNIVTKKIVRKVVRRGKGSGEEGVQEVSVEGSLQDANELEVDAEQFINYAILGRDSSKPDTVDVKKGAQIVKCASLRRVKQ, from the exons GCAGATGCTGGCAACAGTTTTCTCCGAGCGGCCCGATCTGGCAACCTGGACAAGGCCCTGGAGCACATCAAAAATGGCATCGATATAAATACAGCCAATCAG AATGGGCTGAACGGGCTGCATCTGGCCTCGAAAGAAGGCCACGTCAAAATGGTGCTGGAGCTACTCCACAATGGAATCGTTCTGGAGACCACCACGAAG AAAGGGAACACGGCCCTGCACATTGCAGCCCTGGCGGGGCAGGAGCAGGTGGTCACGGAGCTGGTTAACTACGGGGCCAATGTCAACGCTCAGTCCCAG AAGGGTTTCACTCCACTCTACATGGCTGCACAAGAAAACCATCTAGAGGTTGTGAAGTTTCTTCTGGAGAACGGAGCCAATCAGAGCATTCCAACTGAG GACGGATTCACTCCTCTCGCCGTCGCTCTTCAGCAGGGACACGAGAATGTCGTCGCCCTCCTCATCAACTACGGCACCAAGGGGAAGGTCCGCCTACCTGCGCTACATATTGCAGCACGCAACGACGATACACGCACAGCCGCAGTGCTTCTGCAGAATGACCCCAATCCTGATGTACTCAGCAAG ACTGGATTCACGCCCCTCCACATTGCTGCACACTATGAAAACTTGAACGTAGCTCAACTGCTGCTCAACAGAGGAGCCAATGTCAACTTCACCCCAAAG aaTGGCATCACTCCGCTGCACATCGCATCCAGACGGGGGAATGTGATCATGGTCCGGCTCCTGCTGGACAGAGGGGCTCAGATCGATGCCAAGACCAAG GATGAGCTGACTCCTCTGCACTGCGCAGCCAGAAATGGTCATGTCAGGATTATAGAGATCCTGCTGGACCATGGAGCCCCCATCCAGGCAAAAACCAAG aatgGCCTGTCTCCAATCCACATGGCAGCACAGGGGGACCACATGGACTGCGTCAAACAGCTTCTGCAGTACAACGCAGAGAttgatgacatcacattggACCACCTCACCCCTCTGCATGTGGCGGCACACTGCGGCCACCACCGCATGGCCAAAGTACTGCTGGACAAAGGGGCCAAACCCAACTCTCGGGCACTG aatgGATTCACTCCTTTGCACATTGCTTGTAAAAAGAACCACATGCGTGTGATGGATCTCCTGCTGAAACACTCGGCGTCATTAGAAGCTGTGACTGAg TCTGGCCTGACCCCCTTGCATGTGGCGTCATTTATGGGTCATCTCAACATTGTGAAAATCCTGCTGCAGAAAGGAGCGTCCCCCAGCGCCTCCAATGTG AAAGTGGAGACTCCTCTCCACATGGCATCTCGGGCAGGACACTATGAGGTGGCGGAGTTTTTGCTGCAGAACTCGGCGCCGGTGGATGCCAAGGCCAAG GATGACCAAACCCCTCTGCATTGTGCCGCCCGGATGGGCCACAAGGAGCTAGtcaagctgctgctggagcacaAAGCCAACCCCAACTCCACCACCACAGCAGGCCACACACCCCTACACATCGCTGCCCGGGAAGGTCACGTACAAACTGTACGTATCCTGCTAGACATGGAGGCTCAGCAGACCAAGATGACCAAG AAAGGCTTCACTCCGCTCCATGTGGCCTCAAAGTACGGGAAGGTGGATGTAGCAGAGCTGTTGTTGGAGAGAGGAGCTAACCCCAATGCTGCTGGAAag AATGGTCTGACTCCGCTGCATGTCGCTGTCCATCACAACAACCTAGATGTTGTTAACTTGCTTGTCAGCAAGGGAGGGTCGCCACACAGTGCAGCCAgg AATGGCTACACTGCCCTCCACATAGCATCCAAGCAGAACCAGGTGGAGGTGGCTAACAGCCTGCTGCAGTACGGTGCTTCGGCCAATGCTGAGTCACTGCAGGGAGTCACACCTCTCCACCTGGCCTCGCAGGAAGGAAGGCCCGACATGGTGTCCCTGCTCATCTCCAAACAGGCCAACGTCAACCTCGGAAACAAG AGTGGATTAACTCCACTGCATCTGGTGGCACAGGAAGGACATGTTGGTATCGCAGATATCTTGGTGAAGCAAGGGGCCTCGGTCTACGCCGCCACACGG ATGGGATACACCCCTCTCCATGTAGCGTGTCACTATGGCAACATCAAGATGGTGAAGTTCCTCCTGCAGCAACAGGCCAACGTCAACAGCAAGACGAGG ctcgGTTACACTCCTCTGCACCAGGCTGCCCAGCAGGGACACACAGACATTGTGACACTGCTGCTGAAGCACGGAGCTCAGCCCAACGAGACAACAACA AATGGCACTTCGGCCCTGGCCATCGCTAAGAGGTTGGGCTACATCTCTGTGATCGACGTCCTGAAGCTCGTCACTGAGGAGACGGTGTCCATG ACGACCACAGAGAAACATCGCATGAGTTTCCCAGAAACAGTGGACGAGATCCTCGACGTGTCCGAGGATGAAG GAATTGCACAGCTAACATTAG GAGAGGAGCTCTTGGGGACAGAAGGGGCCAGGTACATGAAGATGGATGACATGAAAGACCATGATGACGATTTCCTCTCCCCCAAGAAATCACTGGAGTACGAGAGAGGGCTGGGCACAGC GAATTACTCGCCAGCCATCCCCAGGATACCCCGCGTTTCTCCGGAGACCGTTATCCTCAAAGAGCACGAGATAGATCAG CAACACACTCCTCTTCCACTGCCCAAAGAATACGATGAGGACTCACTGATTCCCAGCAGCCCAGCGACCGAGACGTCAGACAACGTCAGCCCGGTCGCCAGTCCCATACACACAGG GTTCCTGGTCAGTTTTATGGTAGATGCTCGAGGCGGCTCAATGCGAGGCAGCAGGCATAACGGTCTGCGTGTCATCATACCTCCACGGACCTGTGCGGCACCCACCCGCATCACCTGCCGCCTGGTGAAGCCGCAGAAGTTGACCAGCCCCCCTCCGCTGGTGGAGGGAGAGGGGCTGGCCAGCAGGATCATCTCCCTGGGTCCGGCCAGCATGCAGTTCCTGGG ACCGGTGATAGTGGAGATCCCCCACTTTGCTGCTCTGGGTCGTGGCGACCGGGAGCTCGTGGTGCTGAGGAGCGAGAACGGCTCAGTCTGGAAAGAACATCGCAATCGCTACGGTGACGAGGTGCTAGAAACAATCCTCAACGGGATGGATGAGG ACTTAGAAAGTCAAGAGGAGCTCGGGAAGAAGCGAATCCGTCGAATCATCTCCACAGACTTCCCCCTTTACTTTGCGGTCGTGTCACGAGTCCAGCAAGAGAGCGACCTGATCGGACCGGAGGGAGGTTCGCTGACAAGTAAACTGGTGCCGATGGTCCAGGCCTCGTTTCCCGAGACGGCAGTCACCAAACGAGTCCGTCTGGGGCTGCAG GCTCAGCCAGTTCCAGATGAGCTGGTTGCAAAGCTGCTGGGTAACCAGGCAAACTTTAGCCCCGTGGTCACTGTGGAGCCTCGGCGGCGCAAGTTTCACCGGCCCATCGGCCTGCGTATACCTCTGCCGCCGTCCTGGAAGGAGAGCCCGCGAGACGCCGGGGAGGGCGACACCACCAGTCTGCGTCTGCTTTGCTCTGTTATAG GTGGCACAGCCCCGGCCCAATGGGAAGACATTACTGGCACCACCAAGCTTTTGTATGCCAATGAATGTGCCAGCTTCACAACCAATGTCTCAGCGCG GTTCTGGCTCGCAGACTGTCCTCGGACAGCTGAGGCCGTCTCCTTTGCCAACCTGCTCTACAGGGAACTGTCAGCCGTACCCTACATGGCCAAGTTTGTAGTGTTTGCAAAGATGAACGAGCTGCGTGAGGGCCGCCTGCGGTGCTACTGCATGACCGACGATAAGATGGATAAAACCCTGGAACAACACGAGAACTTTACAGAGGTGGCTCGCAGCAGAGACATAGAG GTGATGGAGGGAATGCCGCTTCACCTGGAGTGTTCAGGGAATCTGGTGCCGGTGAGGAAGGCCACCCAGCAGCCGCGCTGCTTCAGCTTCCAGGCCTTCAGAGATAACCGTCTTCCCGTCTCTGTGAAG gtgagAGACAGCAGTAAAGAGCCCGCTGGATTTCTGTCTTTCCTGCGCAAGTCCACCAAGTATGAGGACAGTCAACATGTGCTCTGTAACCTCAACATCACCATGCCTCCATGTATCAAG ATAATTGGGAGTGAAGACCGGAGGCGAACTCTGACCCCGCTGGCTTTAAGAGAAAGATATAGCGCACTAAATGAACCTGCAATGG CTTCGATGAGTGCCATGGAGAGAACAGAGCTGAAGATGGCGGTGATTGCAGAACAGTTGGGGCTGAGCTGGGCTG AGTTGGCTCGCGAGCTTCAGCTCAGCGTGGATGACATCAATAAGATCCGTGTGGAGAATCCCAACTCGTTGCTGGAGCAGAGCTCGGCGCTGCTCAACCTGTGGGCAACTCGCGAGGGCAAGAGGGCCAAGA TGGAGAGCTTGTACGCAGCTCTGAAGAGCATCGACCGTATGGACATAGTCAACATGTTGGAGGGCCAGCCGCCTCAGCCCGTGAGACAAGGCTCCCGTGATCTCAGCAGACGCCGACACAACGAGAGAGAGCACCTCTCCCCTGGTATGACCAATG GTTATGGGCTCGCGCAGGAAGAGCTTCTCTCACCGGCATCCATGCAGTACAGCCTGCCCTCCCCGCTGGGTTCTGAGCCTTACTGGCAGGAAGTCTCCAGTCTGGACTGTGCACCAATTgccaccacagaagaagacacCCTCATGGAGATGTCTGATGTGCAGGTGTGGCCCTCAGGCAACAGCCCCTCCCTGGTGCCTGTGGAGGACTCCTCGCTGGAGTGCAGCAATGCTGATGATTCAGAAGGTCTGCTGGGGCTGCCGTATGGAAGTCTGGGTCGGCCGGCCAGTCAGGCCAGTGCGGCCAGCGGAGGGGGTGGGGTGCTGAGTGGCTCCATTGAGCTACCCGAAGACGATTCAGAGATGGGCGTTGATTCGCTCAGCACTGCCACGCCAGCCTCGCTCGGGGGCACCATCGCTGGGATGAATCTTAACGGGCTGAACAATGGTCAGGGGTCAGAGGCAAGTTCGGAGGCATCAGCGTTCACTAGTACGACTGGTGGagatggagctggaggaggaggaggaggtggaggaggagggacgggCTCAGTGGAAGGGCTTTCTCTTGTTGCAGGACAGCAAAGGGTGTATGCTCGGCTGAGTGAGTCACCTGGCCTGAGCTGTGTTGCAGATCGGAATGGAGACAG GTCAGGTAATGGTGGAAATGGAGGTGGTGGAGGCTCTTTCCTTTCCTACCTGCAGGAACAGTCAGGCCCAGGATGGATCCCTGTCACTGACCCTACACAGGCCTGGGTGGGCAGTCAGCCTAAACCCAGACAGGCTATGGACACCATGATGTCTTCAGTATGTAACGCCGTTGACGGAGACCAGTCCCACGTGTCCCAGGAGGCCTTGCTTCAGCCTGTGAGGGACATGGGGCACTCGGAGATCTTACGGGGGCACTTCCGTGGTACCCAGCCGTTTGAGAAGGGTTTGGGCTTCCCACACAGGGTACCAGAGCTGAGGGCCTGGGACGACGTGCGCCTGAAGGGCCAG GGCGATGAGGTTGAAGATCTTCCCGGGGAGCAAGTGAGCGAGGAGCAGTTCACGGATGAACATGGAAACATTGTCACAAAAAAG ATTGTGCGTAAGGTTGTGCGCAGAGGGAAGGGTTCAGGTGAGGAGGGGGTTCAGGAGGTGAGCGTGGAGGGTTCTCTGCAGGACGCCAACGAGCTGGAGGTTGATGCTGAGCAGTTCATTAACTACGCCATCCTGGGCCGGGACAGCAGCAAG CCCGATACTGTGGATGTGAAGAAAGGTGCTCAGATAGTGAAATGTGCCAGTCTGCGGAGAGTTAAGCAGTGA